One genomic window of Erinaceus europaeus chromosome 19, mEriEur2.1, whole genome shotgun sequence includes the following:
- the RCOR3 gene encoding REST corepressor 3 isoform X4 translates to MLFWHKHSIEKSLADLPNFTPFPDEWTVEDKVLFEQAFSFHGKSFHRIQQMLPDKTIASLVKYYYSWKKTRSRTSLMDRQARKLANRHNQGDSDDDVGETQPMDGNDSDYDPKKEAKKEQGGAEQPVPSGKLGLGRREYQSLQHRHHSQRAKCRPPKGMYLTQEDVLAVSCSPSAASTILRQLDMQLVSLKRQVQNAKQVNSALKQKMEGGIGEFKPPESNQKINARWTTEEQLLAVQGVRKYGKDFQAIADVIGNKTVGQVKNFFVNYRRRFNLDEVLQEWEAEQGTQASHGGAPALGEETRCASPVPSGKNAEEGEEAQTPHAPRSLGPSSPAPSAPSAPAPSSAPTPPAPVAVAALNQPPPLLRPAPPSAPALHRQPPPLQQQARFAQPRPALHQPPPLIRPASSLPPRLNPRPVLAAGAGQQPPSLVGIQTEPQPSLH, encoded by the exons ATGCTCTTCTGGCACAAGCACAGCATCGAGAAGTCCCTGGCTGACCTCCCCAACTTCACTCCCTTCCCCGACGAGTGGACGGTGGAAGACAAAGTCCTGTTTGAACAGGCCTTCAGCTTTCACGGCAAGAGCTTCCACAGGATTCAGCAGATG CTTCCAGATAAGACAATCGCCAGCCTTGTAAAATATTACTACTCCTGGAAAAAAACCCGGTCGAGGACAAGCCTGATGGACCGCCAGGCTCGCAAACTAGCAAACAGACACAACCAGGGGGACAG CGACGACGACGTTGGGGAAACGCAGCCGATGGATGGGAACGATAGCGACTATGACCCCAAAAAGGAAGCCAAGAAAGAG CAGGGCGGCGCCGAGCAGCCCGTGCCGAGCGGcaagctggggctggggagaagggAGTACCAGAGCCTGCAGCACCGCCACCACTCCCAGCGCGCCAAGTGCCGGCCGCCCAAGGGCATGTACCTGACGCAGGAGGACGTGCTCGCCGTCTCCTGCAGCCCCAGCGCGGCCAGCACCATCCTGCGGCAGCTGGACATGCAGCTGGTCTCTCTCAAGCGCCAG GTTCAGAATGCTAAGCAAGTAAACAGCGCACTgaagcagaaaatggaaggtggGATCGGAGAGTTCAAACCGCCTGAG TCAAATCAGAAAATTAATGCCCGTTGGACCACAGAGGAGCAGCTCCTAGCAGTGCAAG GTGTCCGCAAATATGGTAAAGATTTTCAAGCTATTGCAGATGTAATTGGCAACAAGACTGTTGGCCAAGTGAAGAACTTCTTTGTAAACTACAGGCGTCGGTTTAACTTAGACGAGGTATTGCAGGAGTGGGAAGCAGAACAAGGAACCCAGGCTTCTCATGGTGGCGCTCCTGCTTTAGGGGAGGAGACAAGATGTGCTTCTCCTGTGCCCTCAGGGAAGAACgctgaggaaggagaggag GCCCAGACGCCGCACGCCCCTCGCTCCCTGGGCCCGTCGTCTCCCGCCCCGTCGGCCCCGTCGGCCCCGGCCCCGTCGTCCGCCCCGACGCCGCCAGCCCCCGTGGCCGTGGCCGCTCTGAACCAGCCTCCGCCCCTGCTCCGCCCGGCGCCGCCCAGCGCCCCGGCCCTCCACCGGCAGCCGCCCCCGCTGCAGCAGCAGGCCCGCTTCGCGCAGCCCCGGCCCGCGCTCCACCAGCCGCCGCCGCTCATCCGGCCCGCTAGCTCGCTGCCGCCGCGCCTCAACCCCAGGCCTGTGCTGGCCGCCGGCGCCGGGCAGCAGCCCCCGTCCCTCGTCGGCATCCAGACGGAGCCGCAGCCCTCGCTGCACTAG
- the RCOR3 gene encoding REST corepressor 3 isoform X2 — MLVWSPYHTVPDARLDEYIAVAKEKHGYNVEQALGMLFWHKHSIEKSLADLPNFTPFPDEWTVEDKVLFEQAFSFHGKSFHRIQQMLPDKTIASLVKYYYSWKKTRSRTSLMDRQARKLANRHNQGDSDDDVGETQPMDGNDSDYDPKKEAKKEQGGAEQPVPSGKLGLGRREYQSLQHRHHSQRAKCRPPKGMYLTQEDVLAVSCSPSAASTILRQLDMQLVSLKRQVQNAKQVNSALKQKMEGGIGEFKPPESNQKINARWTTEEQLLAVQGVRKYGKDFQAIADVIGNKTVGQVKNFFVNYRRRFNLDEVLQEWEAEQGTQASHGGAPALGEETRCASPVPSGKNAEEGEEAQTPHAPRSLGPSSPAPSAPSAPAPSSAPTPPAPVAVAALNQPPPLLRPAPPSAPALHRQPPPLQQQARFAQPRPALHQPPPLIRPASSLPPRLNPRPVLAAGAGQQPPSLVGIQTEPQPSLH, encoded by the exons ATGCTCGTGTGGTCCCCTTACCACACCGTCCCCGATGCCAGAC TGGACGAATACATCGCAGTCGCCAAGGAGAAGCATGGCTACAACGTGGAGCAG GCGCTGGGCATGCTCTTCTGGCACAAGCACAGCATCGAGAAGTCCCTGGCTGACCTCCCCAACTTCACTCCCTTCCCCGACGAGTGGACGGTGGAAGACAAAGTCCTGTTTGAACAGGCCTTCAGCTTTCACGGCAAGAGCTTCCACAGGATTCAGCAGATG CTTCCAGATAAGACAATCGCCAGCCTTGTAAAATATTACTACTCCTGGAAAAAAACCCGGTCGAGGACAAGCCTGATGGACCGCCAGGCTCGCAAACTAGCAAACAGACACAACCAGGGGGACAG CGACGACGACGTTGGGGAAACGCAGCCGATGGATGGGAACGATAGCGACTATGACCCCAAAAAGGAAGCCAAGAAAGAG CAGGGCGGCGCCGAGCAGCCCGTGCCGAGCGGcaagctggggctggggagaagggAGTACCAGAGCCTGCAGCACCGCCACCACTCCCAGCGCGCCAAGTGCCGGCCGCCCAAGGGCATGTACCTGACGCAGGAGGACGTGCTCGCCGTCTCCTGCAGCCCCAGCGCGGCCAGCACCATCCTGCGGCAGCTGGACATGCAGCTGGTCTCTCTCAAGCGCCAG GTTCAGAATGCTAAGCAAGTAAACAGCGCACTgaagcagaaaatggaaggtggGATCGGAGAGTTCAAACCGCCTGAG TCAAATCAGAAAATTAATGCCCGTTGGACCACAGAGGAGCAGCTCCTAGCAGTGCAAG GTGTCCGCAAATATGGTAAAGATTTTCAAGCTATTGCAGATGTAATTGGCAACAAGACTGTTGGCCAAGTGAAGAACTTCTTTGTAAACTACAGGCGTCGGTTTAACTTAGACGAGGTATTGCAGGAGTGGGAAGCAGAACAAGGAACCCAGGCTTCTCATGGTGGCGCTCCTGCTTTAGGGGAGGAGACAAGATGTGCTTCTCCTGTGCCCTCAGGGAAGAACgctgaggaaggagaggag GCCCAGACGCCGCACGCCCCTCGCTCCCTGGGCCCGTCGTCTCCCGCCCCGTCGGCCCCGTCGGCCCCGGCCCCGTCGTCCGCCCCGACGCCGCCAGCCCCCGTGGCCGTGGCCGCTCTGAACCAGCCTCCGCCCCTGCTCCGCCCGGCGCCGCCCAGCGCCCCGGCCCTCCACCGGCAGCCGCCCCCGCTGCAGCAGCAGGCCCGCTTCGCGCAGCCCCGGCCCGCGCTCCACCAGCCGCCGCCGCTCATCCGGCCCGCTAGCTCGCTGCCGCCGCGCCTCAACCCCAGGCCTGTGCTGGCCGCCGGCGCCGGGCAGCAGCCCCCGTCCCTCGTCGGCATCCAGACGGAGCCGCAGCCCTCGCTGCACTAG